A single genomic interval of Nitrospirota bacterium harbors:
- a CDS encoding NADH-quinone oxidoreductase subunit B family protein — protein MGLIQIGRHEKDGNLDVITTTVEKAVNWARKGSLWPMTFGLACCAIEMIAAVSSRYDMDRYGAGVFRASPRQSDLMIVAGTVCRRMAPVIRKIYDQMPEPKYVIAMGSCATSGNIYDSYSVVQGVDRFVPVDIYVPGCPPTPEALFDGILKLQERIMQRRVFTKQPEQVKT, from the coding sequence ATGGGGTTGATTCAGATCGGACGGCATGAAAAGGACGGCAATCTCGACGTCATCACGACGACGGTCGAGAAGGCGGTGAACTGGGCGCGGAAGGGCTCGCTCTGGCCCATGACGTTCGGACTCGCCTGCTGCGCCATTGAAATGATCGCCGCCGTCTCCTCGCGCTACGACATGGACCGCTACGGGGCCGGCGTCTTTCGGGCCTCGCCGCGACAGTCCGATCTCATGATCGTGGCCGGCACGGTCTGCCGGCGCATGGCGCCGGTCATCCGGAAGATCTATGATCAGATGCCGGAACCCAAGTATGTGATCGCGATGGGGTCCTGCGCCACATCCGGCAATATCTACGACAGCTACAGCGTGGTGCAGGGGGTGGATCGCTTCGTGCCGGTGGACATCTACGTCCCCGGCTGCCCGCCGACCCCTGAAGCGCTCTTCGACGGCATTCTCAAGCTGCAAGAGCGCATCATGCAGCGGCGGGTGTTTACGAAACAACCGGAACAGGTCAAAACATAA
- a CDS encoding OmpA family protein has protein sequence MDGVVNSLTGDNQTTGNRMLVGGSDTVYLRLTGPGEAAVGDLYTVYRRIRKVFHPATGRYLGFLTNVLGVVRVIQVDHELIIAHVIRPYAAISPGDGVMRFAPPPQEETAPEAGSFGETEGMIVELQTNQFLIGQRNLVYLDKGRLDGLRIGDRLEVFRTGSGLPRRTLGEVKVLALEDGTATGLLTRATAPILRGDRFRWKGSDLGGSAGGLLLPEQLQPEIEAKKPDESVPAAGRDKIQLQQVGSRTLINLDELVDQLEYESGEVTVKPGGMKILEQIADYLQTVTDKHIRVEGHADNVEIGPSLKAKYPTNWELSKARASFVVRYLIEKGGIDSAQLSAVGYGDTKPVASNATEEGRRKNRRIEIVLYSSEPSQNEPGRAPEQSSASEAGYSFSRLGASSSVSDAPDAPPQPSSQAPTDPATPPTGQAAPAGEASGSDVTVPPTQDAPAPHPDQPSDPALPQP, from the coding sequence ATGGACGGGGTCGTCAACTCCCTGACAGGAGACAACCAGACAACCGGCAATCGCATGCTCGTCGGGGGAAGCGATACCGTCTATTTGCGGTTGACCGGCCCCGGAGAAGCAGCGGTCGGCGACTTGTACACCGTGTACAGACGCATCCGGAAGGTCTTTCATCCGGCGACCGGTCGCTACCTGGGGTTCCTGACCAATGTATTGGGAGTCGTCCGAGTCATTCAGGTCGACCACGAACTCATCATCGCTCACGTCATCCGGCCGTACGCGGCTATTTCACCGGGCGACGGGGTCATGCGATTCGCACCGCCGCCTCAGGAAGAGACAGCGCCAGAGGCTGGTAGCTTCGGTGAGACCGAAGGCATGATTGTCGAACTCCAGACGAATCAGTTCTTGATCGGTCAACGGAACTTGGTGTACCTGGACAAAGGGCGGCTTGACGGACTCAGGATCGGAGACCGGCTCGAAGTCTTCAGAACCGGCTCAGGGCTTCCGCGGCGCACCCTGGGAGAAGTGAAAGTCTTGGCGCTCGAGGATGGCACGGCGACGGGTTTGTTGACGCGGGCCACGGCGCCCATCCTGCGAGGCGATCGCTTTCGGTGGAAAGGTTCCGACCTCGGCGGGTCGGCCGGAGGTCTGCTGCTTCCGGAACAGTTGCAACCGGAGATTGAGGCGAAGAAGCCCGACGAATCGGTTCCTGCTGCCGGAAGGGACAAGATTCAGCTCCAGCAGGTCGGGAGCCGCACGTTGATCAACCTGGATGAGCTAGTCGATCAGTTGGAATATGAATCGGGAGAGGTCACGGTCAAGCCCGGCGGGATGAAAATCCTCGAGCAGATCGCCGACTATCTCCAGACCGTGACCGACAAGCATATCCGAGTCGAGGGTCATGCGGACAACGTGGAGATCGGCCCATCGCTCAAGGCCAAGTATCCGACCAACTGGGAACTGTCCAAGGCGCGGGCGTCCTTCGTCGTGCGATATTTGATCGAAAAGGGCGGCATCGACTCGGCGCAGTTGTCGGCGGTCGGGTATGGCGACACGAAGCCGGTCGCGAGCAATGCGACCGAGGAAGGCCGGCGGAAGAACCGGCGGATCGAAATCGTTCTCTATTCTTCGGAACCCTCCCAGAATGAACCAGGGCGTGCGCCGGAGCAGTCGTCGGCCAGCGAGGCAGGCTATAGTTTTTCCCGCCTGGGAGCCTCGTCGTCGGTCTCCGATGCTCCAGACGCACCGCCGCAGCCGAGCAGCCAGGCTCCCACTGACCCCGCAACTCCGCCAACCGGGCAAGCCGCTCCCGCGGGAGAGGCGAGCGGATCCGACGTGACCGTTCCGCCGACCCAAGATGCCCCTGCGCCTCATCCTGATCAGCCGTCTGATCCCGCGCTGCCCCAGCCGTAG
- the priA gene encoding primosomal protein N', whose product MPDGVSAPQSETPVPVPPLYAEVIIPRHVARTFTYLIPARLQNRTQVGSRVLVPFGRSTLQGVVVAVTDRPSAESALKRLREIRSLLDNKGDELSPELLELSRLIAERYLAPWGQCVRLVLPPTQPKRREAKYVLTEAGRRALSGEERLSAADQELLRRLARRAKGLTEASLRKAAGTSLRRALRRITRKGWVRKQDADQHGPEAGTRRQAAVADEIDDLDPRPIARRLDPQDLSPEAPSPLDRLIGLCDPPRHSAVLLHAPPEYRFACLMRVAEAMLARRRAVLVVTGEVLRARQVAHQAKSRWGDRVVLVHSGLPAAVRAEGWRRIREGTASVVIGTRSAVFAPVSSPGLVWIDGEEDASLKEEQEPRYHARDVAWTRAGRGRALLVLGSSHPSLETMQAIKRDGGALYLALEAPGQPRVELVDLRTYPSGTLLSPPMVEGIDRALAQRNRVALFLNRKGYARALTCRDCGSVPRCGQCSVALAYYRRIGRLVCPYCGASVALPDTCASCRAARIEPVGFGTERLEDDVRRFFPKARIARLDRDVIRHASQVGAVRHLLGAGELDLIIGTQLLFQLGPPPLFGFVGVPYADAGLHLPDFRAAERTYHALLDAMGLAWPDDAGGRVVLQTYLPTHHAVAAVVDRDFQMFGKTELAMREALGYPPFYHLIGLRVSGRNAERVETSAVRWAELLREQVRRVGRQSAHGVTVPAPAESLACIQRKTEGVSVLGPVPAPVAKVRGRYRWQLLVKSTDREIARALVAATLERVEGERTSKDLKFEVDVDPVEAL is encoded by the coding sequence ATGCCCGACGGCGTGTCCGCTCCGCAGTCAGAAACACCGGTTCCCGTTCCGCCCCTCTATGCTGAGGTCATCATCCCTCGACACGTGGCGCGGACATTCACCTATCTCATTCCGGCCCGCCTACAAAACCGTACCCAGGTAGGAAGTCGAGTGCTCGTTCCCTTCGGGCGCAGTACCCTGCAAGGCGTCGTGGTCGCGGTGACTGACCGACCGTCGGCGGAGTCCGCGTTGAAACGGCTCCGCGAGATCCGATCACTGCTCGACAACAAGGGCGATGAGCTTAGTCCCGAATTGCTGGAGTTATCCCGCCTGATCGCCGAGCGCTATCTCGCGCCCTGGGGCCAGTGTGTGAGGTTGGTGCTCCCGCCGACCCAACCGAAACGTCGAGAGGCCAAGTACGTATTGACTGAAGCCGGACGTCGGGCGTTGAGCGGCGAGGAACGCCTCTCCGCCGCGGATCAGGAACTCCTGCGTCGGCTTGCCCGACGAGCGAAAGGATTGACCGAAGCCTCATTGCGGAAGGCCGCAGGGACGTCGTTGAGGCGGGCGTTGAGGAGAATCACGCGAAAGGGCTGGGTGCGCAAACAGGACGCCGACCAACATGGTCCGGAGGCGGGGACCAGGCGACAGGCGGCCGTCGCCGACGAGATAGACGATCTCGATCCACGACCGATCGCTCGGAGACTCGATCCCCAGGATCTCTCGCCGGAAGCGCCCTCACCGCTCGATCGGCTGATCGGTTTGTGCGATCCTCCCCGGCATTCTGCGGTTCTCCTCCATGCGCCTCCGGAATATCGCTTCGCTTGTCTGATGCGGGTCGCGGAAGCGATGCTGGCGCGCCGGCGCGCTGTCCTGGTGGTCACGGGAGAGGTGCTCCGGGCCAGGCAGGTCGCGCATCAGGCGAAGTCTCGCTGGGGAGATCGGGTCGTTCTGGTCCATAGCGGGCTGCCCGCAGCGGTCCGGGCCGAGGGCTGGCGGAGGATTCGCGAAGGCACGGCGAGCGTCGTGATCGGCACGAGGTCGGCGGTCTTTGCGCCGGTCTCATCCCCGGGGCTGGTCTGGATCGACGGAGAAGAAGACGCCTCGCTCAAGGAGGAGCAGGAGCCCCGCTACCACGCGCGGGACGTGGCCTGGACCCGCGCCGGCCGGGGTCGCGCGCTGCTCGTGCTCGGCTCGTCCCATCCGTCGTTGGAGACCATGCAGGCGATTAAGCGCGACGGAGGCGCGCTCTACCTCGCACTCGAAGCTCCAGGTCAGCCGAGGGTGGAACTGGTCGATCTCCGGACGTATCCGTCCGGCACACTCCTGTCGCCGCCGATGGTCGAAGGTATCGACCGCGCGCTGGCTCAACGGAACAGAGTCGCGCTGTTTCTCAACCGCAAAGGGTATGCGCGGGCTCTCACCTGTCGCGATTGCGGGAGCGTCCCGCGGTGCGGACAATGCAGCGTGGCGCTCGCCTATTACCGCCGGATCGGCCGCTTGGTCTGCCCGTACTGCGGGGCGTCCGTGGCGCTTCCCGACACCTGCGCCTCCTGCCGGGCCGCGAGGATCGAGCCGGTCGGGTTCGGCACCGAACGCCTGGAGGACGACGTCAGACGTTTCTTCCCGAAGGCCAGGATCGCGCGCCTCGACCGGGACGTGATCCGGCATGCCTCGCAGGTGGGAGCGGTCCGGCACTTGCTCGGGGCCGGAGAGCTGGACCTGATCATCGGGACGCAATTGCTGTTTCAGCTCGGACCGCCCCCACTGTTCGGATTCGTCGGTGTGCCGTACGCGGACGCCGGATTGCACCTGCCGGACTTTCGCGCCGCCGAACGGACCTATCACGCCTTGCTCGACGCGATGGGGTTGGCGTGGCCAGACGACGCCGGCGGCCGAGTCGTCCTGCAGACGTATTTGCCGACCCACCATGCCGTCGCCGCGGTCGTCGATCGGGATTTCCAGATGTTTGGCAAGACGGAGCTGGCCATGCGCGAGGCCCTCGGCTATCCACCCTTTTATCATCTCATCGGCTTGAGAGTGTCCGGCAGGAACGCCGAACGGGTGGAGACGTCGGCGGTCCGATGGGCGGAATTGTTGAGAGAGCAGGTGCGGCGGGTCGGGCGACAGTCCGCTCATGGCGTGACGGTCCCGGCGCCTGCCGAAAGCCTGGCGTGCATTCAACGGAAGACCGAGGGGGTGAGCGTGCTGGGTCCGGTTCCGGCGCCGGTCGCCAAAGTCCGCGGGCGGTATCGCTGGCAACTGCTGGTGAAATCGACCGACCGCGAGATCGCACGCGCCCTTGTCGCCGCAACGCTCGAGCGGGTCGAAGGGGAGAGGACATCGAAGGATCTGAAATTCGAGGTGGACGTCGATCCCGTCGAGGCTCTATGA
- a CDS encoding molybdopterin-dependent oxidoreductase, with product MALKPATNPEVEAATIELTIDGQAVTAKDGVSLYDVISSTGKIIPAMCYHYTFDPFGSCGMCLVMQEGKKAPVRSCTAKATAGMVIRTEGEDLFLARKKAVEKHLSVHPLDCPVCDADGHCELQDMAFLHGVTNLANAKQKFIPEDTRSLVLDFNMNRCIACAECINVCKDVLMIDALQFMKKGGFNQVVAKGDLPLSCEFCGDCLAVCPVGAITNKYSKYLYKPWQMKKTMTTCNYCGDGCQMYLETKDSEVIRVTSPLSWKNKWGDRAETAKGHGGLCVRGRFGFQYLDSETRLTQPLVRKANRLVETPWLETMSALVSRLADIKAMHGPQAVAGLITARCTNEELYLFQKLMRAAIGTNQLDSSARYGHLNFVHAARRALGVGRMPNDWEDITKAKAILLVGSNITETNPLTAVRVKESIRVYKSQVIVVDSANTNIAKLASHPLLVKPGTEGLFIDGLVKSVIDQDLVDEDATSPYPEAFAALKEAAAGISLEQTADRTGIAVEQIREAASIFAEAPRAIALCAEGIVRRPNGYQNVLKLIDLAWVTGKLGRPGCGVGTLTEEINEQGAVDMGAAPEFLPGQARFDDPAARERFAKAWDATLPAVGTGATLMDILVRCRSGQIKALYLVGENPLATLPASVDVRTALDRLDLLICQDPFLTETGQLAHFVLPACTYAEKEGTFTNLEGKVLRVRQAMDPLGESVPDWHIMTAIANGLGCQWDYESAQDIQNEIMKLLPGYYNLGQPRKISPKPEASYLSNGYAAEVRSRYSASGKRQAGAENGHRFGLTIGQVLYHSGKLSTRASGLIKVAPNTGRLQMNPQDLERLGLGEHAKVRVTSERGSVELGVEADPAIMPGACFFPEHFNQPPVKDLMPVEADPTTGVPSFKFTWVNIEKVGG from the coding sequence ATGGCATTGAAACCGGCGACCAATCCTGAAGTCGAAGCGGCGACGATCGAATTGACGATCGACGGCCAGGCCGTCACGGCCAAAGACGGAGTCTCCTTGTACGACGTCATCTCCAGCACGGGCAAGATCATTCCCGCCATGTGCTATCACTACACTTTCGACCCGTTCGGTTCGTGCGGCATGTGTTTGGTGATGCAGGAGGGCAAGAAAGCGCCCGTCCGGTCCTGCACGGCCAAGGCGACGGCCGGCATGGTCATCCGCACGGAAGGGGAGGATTTGTTCCTGGCCAGGAAAAAGGCGGTCGAGAAGCATCTCTCGGTCCATCCTCTGGATTGCCCGGTCTGCGACGCGGACGGTCATTGCGAACTGCAGGACATGGCCTTTCTCCACGGCGTGACGAACCTCGCCAACGCCAAGCAGAAGTTCATCCCGGAAGACACGCGCAGCCTGGTCCTGGACTTCAACATGAACCGCTGCATCGCCTGCGCCGAGTGCATCAACGTCTGCAAGGACGTGCTGATGATCGATGCGCTGCAGTTCATGAAGAAGGGCGGCTTCAACCAGGTGGTGGCCAAAGGCGACCTCCCGCTCTCCTGCGAATTCTGCGGAGACTGCCTCGCGGTCTGCCCCGTGGGGGCGATCACGAACAAATACTCCAAGTATCTCTACAAGCCCTGGCAGATGAAGAAGACCATGACCACCTGCAACTACTGCGGGGACGGCTGCCAGATGTATCTGGAGACCAAGGATTCGGAAGTCATCCGCGTGACCTCGCCGCTGTCCTGGAAAAACAAGTGGGGCGACCGCGCGGAGACCGCCAAGGGCCACGGCGGGTTGTGCGTCCGGGGCCGGTTCGGATTTCAGTACCTCGACAGCGAGACCCGGTTGACACAGCCGCTCGTCCGCAAGGCCAATCGGCTAGTGGAAACGCCCTGGCTCGAGACCATGTCCGCGCTCGTGAGCCGCCTGGCCGACATCAAGGCGATGCACGGCCCGCAGGCGGTGGCCGGCCTGATCACGGCCCGCTGCACGAACGAAGAGCTCTATCTGTTCCAGAAGCTCATGCGGGCGGCGATCGGCACCAACCAGCTCGACAGCAGCGCGCGCTACGGGCACCTCAACTTCGTCCACGCCGCCCGGCGCGCGCTCGGCGTCGGGCGGATGCCGAACGATTGGGAAGACATCACCAAGGCGAAAGCGATTCTGTTGGTCGGCAGCAACATCACTGAAACCAATCCGCTCACGGCCGTACGCGTGAAGGAGTCGATTCGGGTCTACAAGTCGCAGGTCATCGTCGTGGACTCGGCCAATACCAACATCGCCAAGCTGGCTTCTCATCCCCTGCTGGTCAAGCCGGGTACCGAGGGGCTGTTCATCGACGGGTTGGTCAAGTCGGTCATCGACCAGGATCTGGTCGACGAAGACGCGACGAGCCCGTATCCGGAGGCGTTCGCGGCGCTCAAAGAGGCGGCCGCCGGGATTTCGCTCGAACAGACCGCCGACCGCACCGGCATCGCAGTCGAACAGATCCGCGAAGCCGCGTCGATCTTCGCGGAAGCGCCGCGGGCCATCGCCCTTTGCGCGGAGGGTATCGTGCGGCGGCCGAACGGGTACCAGAACGTGCTCAAGCTGATCGATCTCGCCTGGGTCACCGGCAAACTCGGTCGGCCCGGATGCGGCGTGGGCACGCTCACCGAGGAAATCAACGAGCAAGGCGCGGTGGATATGGGTGCGGCTCCGGAGTTTTTGCCCGGCCAAGCCCGCTTCGACGACCCGGCCGCGCGCGAGCGGTTCGCCAAGGCCTGGGACGCGACGCTGCCCGCCGTCGGAACGGGAGCGACCCTCATGGACATCCTGGTTCGCTGCCGGAGCGGGCAGATCAAGGCGCTGTACCTCGTCGGCGAGAACCCGCTCGCGACGCTGCCCGCGTCCGTCGACGTGAGAACCGCGCTGGACCGGCTCGACTTGCTGATCTGCCAGGACCCTTTCCTGACCGAGACCGGGCAACTCGCCCACTTTGTGCTGCCGGCGTGCACCTACGCGGAGAAGGAAGGGACCTTCACCAACCTCGAAGGGAAGGTCCTGCGCGTGCGGCAGGCGATGGACCCTCTCGGCGAGAGCGTGCCCGACTGGCACATCATGACGGCGATCGCGAACGGGCTGGGCTGCCAGTGGGACTACGAGTCCGCGCAGGATATCCAGAACGAGATCATGAAACTGCTGCCGGGGTATTACAACCTGGGCCAACCACGGAAGATCAGTCCCAAGCCGGAAGCTTCCTATCTCTCGAACGGCTATGCGGCCGAGGTCAGGAGTCGTTATTCGGCAAGCGGCAAGCGGCAAGCGGGGGCGGAGAACGGCCATCGGTTCGGTTTGACGATAGGGCAGGTCCTCTACCACTCCGGCAAGCTGTCCACCCGGGCGTCCGGACTGATCAAGGTCGCCCCCAATACGGGGCGGCTCCAGATGAACCCGCAAGACCTGGAGCGACTCGGGCTCGGAGAGCACGCGAAGGTCAGAGTCACTTCGGAACGGGGATCGGTGGAACTGGGCGTGGAGGCGGATCCGGCCATCATGCCGGGCGCCTGCTTTTTCCCGGAGCATTTCAACCAGCCCCCGGTCAAGGATTTGATGCCGGTCGAGGCTGACCCGACCACCGGAGTTCCGTCCTTCAAGTTCACGTGGGTCAATATTGAAAAGGTCGGCGGTTGA
- a CDS encoding NADH-quinone oxidoreductase subunit A, with protein MTGAELLLDYLTRYFPILLFVVIALAFGVVTLLVSYLVQPKYPEPEKLSPYECGSEPFSDARMPFPVRYYIFAMLFVIFDIEVIFLYPWAVVFDKIGLIGLVEMLIFIGLFLVAYVYAWKKGALEWD; from the coding sequence ATGACCGGCGCCGAGCTTCTGCTGGATTATTTGACGCGATACTTTCCGATTCTTTTGTTTGTCGTGATCGCGCTGGCCTTCGGCGTGGTGACTCTCCTCGTGAGTTACCTGGTCCAGCCAAAATACCCGGAACCGGAAAAACTCAGCCCGTACGAATGTGGCAGCGAACCGTTTTCCGACGCGCGAATGCCGTTCCCGGTCCGCTATTACATCTTCGCGATGCTCTTTGTCATTTTCGACATCGAAGTCATCTTTCTGTATCCCTGGGCCGTGGTGTTCGACAAGATCGGACTGATCGGACTGGTCGAGATGTTGATTTTCATCGGCTTGTTCCTGGTCGCCTATGTGTATGCATGGAAAAAAGGCGCGCTGGAATGGGACTAG
- a CDS encoding NADH-quinone oxidoreductase subunit J has product MVPVFFAYFSLVSIAAGILTVALKNPVHCGLALLTLLLHVAGLFVLLNAEFLFAVQIIVYAGAILVLYLFVLMLLNLKTEERYFHTRYALILFAAVAIAGELLLLVLRSPFGGSKGDAPAEVVLRDGASYAVGIKMFSDYLLPFEIVGVFLLGAIIGAIVLAKTPSTADAEGREGIRREA; this is encoded by the coding sequence ATGGTCCCGGTCTTTTTCGCCTACTTCTCCCTGGTGAGCATCGCAGCGGGGATTTTGACCGTTGCGTTGAAGAACCCTGTCCACTGCGGGCTCGCCTTGCTGACGCTGCTGTTGCACGTCGCCGGCCTGTTCGTCCTGCTCAACGCCGAATTTCTCTTCGCGGTGCAGATCATCGTGTACGCCGGCGCGATCCTGGTGCTCTACCTCTTTGTGTTGATGTTGCTCAATTTGAAAACGGAAGAGCGGTACTTTCATACCCGCTACGCGCTGATCCTTTTCGCCGCCGTCGCCATCGCTGGCGAGTTGCTGCTCCTGGTGCTCCGATCGCCGTTCGGCGGATCGAAGGGCGATGCGCCAGCGGAGGTAGTTCTCCGAGACGGCGCGAGCTATGCCGTCGGCATCAAGATGTTCAGCGACTATCTTTTGCCCTTCGAGATCGTCGGAGTTTTTCTGCTGGGGGCCATCATCGGCGCGATCGTCCTCGCCAAGACCCCCTCGACAGCGGACGCGGAAGGTCGTGAGGGGATAAGGCGTGAGGCGTGA
- the nuoD gene encoding NADH dehydrogenase (quinone) subunit D produces MKLEDQRTTVYRVDPEHPESATLPTLRTEELLLNMGPQHPSTHGVLKVILELEGERIVKSTPVMGFLHRGVEKLAEEGTYHQFIPHTDRLDYVCAMYNNFAYCRAVEKLMNITVPERAEYLRTIVAEVQRIIGHQFWLGTQALDIGAMTVFFYCFRDREILLDWFDELCGARLTTSWYRIGGVERDFTPSLIDKLRKFLDYFPPKIDEYVVFLEKNRIWLARTKGVAVISAEDAVNFGLSGPTLRGSGVDYDLRKYEPYAAYPRCEFSVPVGKNGDTYDRYWIRVREMYESVKIIRQCLDQMPDGPIMADVPSVTLPPKNRVFTNLESMIQQFKLFSQGFNAPPGEIYCGTEAHKGELGFYIVSTGGGKPYRLKIRAPSFIHMGAFDHMSRGYMIADAVTIFGTYDIVMGECDR; encoded by the coding sequence ATGAAACTCGAAGATCAACGGACAACCGTCTATAGGGTCGATCCCGAACATCCGGAGAGCGCCACGCTTCCGACGCTCCGGACGGAAGAGCTGCTCCTGAACATGGGGCCCCAGCACCCCAGTACGCACGGGGTGCTGAAAGTGATTTTGGAGCTGGAAGGGGAACGGATCGTCAAGTCGACGCCGGTCATGGGGTTCCTCCATCGGGGGGTCGAGAAGCTGGCCGAGGAAGGGACCTACCACCAATTCATCCCTCACACCGACCGGCTCGATTACGTCTGCGCCATGTACAACAACTTCGCCTACTGCCGGGCGGTCGAAAAGCTGATGAACATCACCGTCCCGGAACGCGCCGAGTACCTGCGCACGATCGTGGCGGAAGTCCAACGGATCATCGGCCACCAGTTCTGGCTGGGCACTCAGGCGCTCGACATCGGCGCCATGACCGTCTTCTTTTATTGTTTCCGCGACCGCGAGATCCTGCTGGATTGGTTCGACGAGCTGTGCGGGGCCAGGCTGACCACGAGTTGGTACCGCATCGGCGGGGTGGAGCGCGATTTCACCCCCTCGCTCATCGACAAGCTTCGGAAGTTCCTGGATTATTTTCCGCCCAAGATCGACGAGTATGTCGTGTTCCTGGAAAAAAACCGCATCTGGCTCGCGCGCACCAAAGGCGTGGCGGTGATCTCCGCCGAGGACGCGGTGAACTTCGGGCTCAGCGGCCCCACGCTCCGCGGGTCGGGCGTGGATTATGACCTGCGCAAATACGAACCCTATGCCGCCTATCCCCGTTGCGAGTTTAGCGTTCCGGTCGGCAAGAACGGCGATACGTACGACCGGTACTGGATCCGCGTCCGGGAGATGTACGAAAGCGTCAAGATCATCCGGCAATGTCTGGATCAGATGCCCGACGGGCCGATCATGGCGGACGTGCCGAGCGTGACGCTGCCGCCGAAAAACCGGGTCTTCACCAATCTCGAGTCCATGATCCAGCAATTCAAGCTCTTCTCGCAGGGGTTCAACGCCCCTCCGGGCGAGATTTATTGCGGCACGGAGGCCCACAAGGGCGAGTTGGGGTTCTACATCGTGAGCACCGGCGGAGGGAAGCCCTATCGCCTGAAAATCCGCGCTCCCTCGTTCATCCACATGGGCGCGTTCGACCACATGTCGCGAGGCTACATGATTGCGGATGCGGTGACGATCTTCGGGACCTACGATATCGTCATGGGAGAATGCGATCGGTGA
- a CDS encoding response regulator, producing the protein MPSVLVVDDEDPIRSMIRRTLEEAGYEVHEARDGKEGLHRYRCCPADLVIMDILMPDQDGLESIVSLRREFPSSKIIAITGGSDMIGILNHLDVAQMLGARRTLHKPFDMQALLEAVRAELRT; encoded by the coding sequence ATGCCGTCCGTGCTCGTCGTAGACGACGAGGACCCAATCCGGAGCATGATCCGGCGGACGCTGGAAGAGGCCGGTTACGAAGTGCACGAAGCCCGCGACGGGAAGGAAGGTCTGCACCGATACCGCTGCTGTCCGGCCGACCTCGTGATCATGGACATTCTGATGCCGGATCAGGACGGGCTGGAGAGCATCGTCTCGCTCCGCCGGGAGTTTCCGTCTTCCAAGATCATCGCCATCACCGGCGGGAGCGACATGATCGGGATTCTGAACCATCTGGACGTCGCGCAAATGTTGGGGGCCAGGAGGACGCTGCACAAACCGTTCGACATGCAGGCGCTCCTTGAAGCGGTTCGCGCCGAACTCCGGACCTAA
- a CDS encoding NADH-quinone oxidoreductase subunit C, with product MHPLAQRIQDAFPDGFVTAVEWRGDLAVTVKREALHQVAQFLHDDPAMDFDYIVHVSSVDWPDDEERFEVVYEFYSLRKRHRIRLKTRVPESDCIVDSLTDIWKGADFMEREVYDMMGIRFRNHPDLRRILMPDDYPEGYPLRKDFPLRGKGWRDTFEFLKET from the coding sequence ATGCATCCTCTGGCTCAGAGAATCCAGGACGCTTTCCCCGATGGCTTCGTGACGGCCGTCGAGTGGCGGGGCGATCTGGCCGTCACCGTCAAGCGGGAGGCCTTGCATCAAGTGGCGCAATTTCTTCACGACGATCCGGCAATGGATTTCGACTATATCGTCCACGTGAGCTCGGTGGACTGGCCGGACGACGAAGAGCGCTTCGAGGTGGTGTACGAGTTCTATTCGCTGAGGAAGCGCCACCGGATCAGGTTGAAGACACGGGTCCCCGAATCGGATTGCATCGTGGACTCCTTGACCGATATCTGGAAAGGCGCCGACTTCATGGAACGCGAGGTCTACGACATGATGGGAATCCGGTTTAGAAACCATCCCGATCTTCGTCGTATCCTCATGCCTGACGATTACCCGGAAGGGTATCCGCTCAGGAAGGATTTCCCCTTGCGCGGCAAGGGCTGGCGCGACACGTTCGAGTTTTTGAAAGAAACCTAG
- the nuoI gene encoding NADH-quinone oxidoreductase subunit NuoI produces MSVGVLAKKVLQAALFYEIWDAMKVTFKHMFHRPITFQYPREHRTIPDTHRGTLGLLRYDDGQERCVGCDLCEAACPSHCIKVISAEDKTRPLQRYASEFYIDITKCVFCGYCVEACPVNALAMTKMYEYSTHDKRQLLFDKKRLYEIGERHLADAKKYLQAHNQEKDDEWSREYRYFFPQSVLKPTQPPPKHLS; encoded by the coding sequence ATGAGCGTCGGCGTCCTCGCGAAAAAAGTGCTCCAGGCCGCGTTGTTTTACGAGATCTGGGATGCGATGAAGGTGACGTTCAAGCACATGTTCCACCGCCCCATCACGTTCCAGTATCCCCGGGAGCATCGGACCATCCCCGACACGCATCGGGGCACGCTCGGACTGTTGCGGTACGACGACGGACAGGAACGTTGCGTCGGCTGCGATCTGTGCGAAGCCGCCTGTCCCTCTCATTGCATCAAGGTCATCAGCGCGGAAGACAAGACCCGCCCGCTTCAGCGATACGCCAGCGAGTTCTATATCGATATCACCAAGTGCGTGTTCTGCGGCTATTGCGTGGAGGCCTGTCCGGTCAACGCCCTAGCCATGACCAAGATGTACGAATACTCCACCCACGACAAACGCCAACTGCTGTTCGACAAGAAGCGGCTCTACGAGATCGGCGAGCGCCATCTCGCTGACGCCAAGAAATATTTGCAAGCGCACAACCAGGAAAAGGACGACGAGTGGAGCCGTGAATACCGATACTTTTTCCCCCAGTCGGTTCTCAAGCCCACGCAGCCGCCGCCTAAACATCTGAGCTGA